In Syntrophales bacterium, the genomic window TTATCTAAAAAATACCGGTCGTGTGTGACGGCAATCACCGTCCCTTCATACCGCTTAAGATGTTGTTCGAGCCAGGCGACAGTTTCGGCATCCAGATGATTGGTAGGTTCGTCCAGAAGCAGGATGTCCGGTTTCTGTAACAGAAGTCTGCACAGCGCCACCCGTCTTTTTTCGCCACCGGAAATAACCTTAACAGGTGTATCTCCCGGAGGACAGCGCAGCGCATCCATGGCCATTTCCAGACGCGAATCTATATCCCAGGCATCAAGATGATCGATTTTTTCCTGCAATTCGCCCTGCCGCTCCATAAGCTGATTCATTTCATCATCGGACATCGGTTCGGCGAATTTTTCACTGATCTCATTGTATTCCCTGACAAGATTTACAGCCGCCTTCATACCTTCTTCAACAACGTCTTTTACGGTTTTATCCGGATCAAGCACAGGTTCCTGCTCAAGAAACCCTAAGGTATATCCCGGAGAAAGGACGGCATTTCCGTTATATTCCTGATCAACACCTGCCATAATGCGTAAAAGAGAACTTTTCCCTGAGCCATTTAATCCCAGGACGCCGATTTTGGCGCCATAAAAATAGGAAAGGGATATGTCTTTTAACACCGGTCTGTTCTGGTAAAATTTACTGACTCTCATCATTGAATAAATAATCTTTTCTGGTCCGTTACTCATTGGGAAACCTCTCTCGTTTTTACAGAATTTTGGGGGAAAGCTTTACTATCTTCGAACATTTATTGCTGTTCCAATACCGCTTTCCAACTTTAAGCATTGAACATTAAACTTGAAACCGAAAAGCGAACCCATCTTAAATTATTCGAAGAGAAGCATACCGATGATTGACGGTATTATCCAGCGAAAAAATTGATGGCAGGGCAGAGAACACCGGGAAGGGCACGATTACGACACAAAATTGTAAGGTTCGCGCCGGCACACCACACATCCTGCAGCCGCTTTCCATTTTGAAACGCCATTGACAGATTACCTAATTTATACTTGATTAAACAAAAGATTTGTTGTAGTAGAACTGACAGATATCCAGGGGTGCTAATCAAGCTGAGATAATACCCTTTAGACCTGATCTGGGTAATACCAGCGTAGGGAGCGGCAACTTAATAGTTTTGTTATTAGTTTTTCAAGGGGCCACATATCCCGCATCAAGAGGATAGTGGCCTTTCTTGCTTTGGAGAGAAATTATGAGCGTAAAGAGGGTTCTGACCATAGCCGGGTCGGATTCCGGTGGCGGTGCCGGAATACAGGCGGACCTGAAGACGATTACGGTCTTAGGCGGGTTCGGCATGAGCGTAATAACCGCTCTTACCGCCCAGAACACACTTGGCATTTATGGTGTTCATGAGGTCCCTGAAGATTTTATAGAAAAGCAGTTTGATGCAGTAGCCACAGATATAGGAATCGATGCGGCTAAAACCGGGATGCTTGCCACCGGTAAAATATTAAAAACAATTGCAAAAATGGTAAGGAAATACCAAATCGACAAACTGGTCGTGGATCCGGTCATGGTAGCAAAGGGAGGAGCTGCCCTGATAGAAGAAGATGCCCAAAATTCCCTGATAGAGGAACTCGTACCTTTAGCCCTTGTGATTACTCCCAACATTCCCGAGGCCGAGGTATTATCAAAAATAAGGATATCATCCGTGGATGATATGAAGAAATCCGCAGCGATTATTTACGATTTAGGGGCAAAAAACATAGTCATCAAGGGCGGACACCTGATGGGAGATGCCGTGGATATCCTTTACGACGGTAAAAATTTCCATGAGTTTACTTCTGAAAGGATAGATACATTGGACACCCACGGTACGGGATGCACATATTCTGCCGCCATTGCCACGGAGCTTGCCAAAGGGGAATCTGTCTTTGAAGCCGTAAAAAAGGCAAAGGAATATATAACAACTGCCATCATGTTTTCACTGCGGATAGGTGGAGGACATGGGCCAATTAATCATCTTGCTCCCATTTTGCAAGAGAAGTGAACACTATAAATGCATTTGAAACACTAACCTGAGGTATAATCAACAAGAAGGAGGAGTAACATTATGGCACTGAGCGAAATTACAATAACAAGGGCAATAATTGACCGATTTTCACAGAAATTTATGGAATATGTAGAGGTTGACACGGCCATTGTAGGCGGAGGTCCCGCTGGTCTGGTGGCAGCATATTTCCTTGCAAAAGCTGGTATCAAGGTAGCGATATTCGAGCGAAAACTCTCCATCGGCGGCGGAATGTGGGGTGGCGGAATGATGTTCAATGAAATAGTGGTGCAGGAAGAAGCCAAGGGAATCCTCGATATGTTCGATATTAGTACCAGAGAATATGAACCTGGTTACTATACGGCCGATGCGATCGAATCCGTCACGACGATCTGCTCACATGCTACAAGGGCAGGCGCCAAAATCTTCAATTGTATGAGTGTGGAGGATGTTGTGATCCGCGAGGGACGCGTAATCGGTCTCGTCATTACCTGGTCGCCGGTTGCAATAGCAGGCCTTCACGTAGACCCACTCACTATCACAGCAAAAAATATTATTGATGCAACAGGGCACGACACCGAGGTGCTTCGCGTAATTGTTCGAAAAGCAGACATAAAATTATACACGGAAAGCGGAGGAATAATGGGAGAGCGCTCCATGTGGGCGGATAAGGCAGAACCGCTGACAGTTGAAAATACGAAAAAGATTTGCCCCGGCGTTTACGTGGCGGGAATGTCGGCCAATGCCGCCTTTGGAGGCCCAAGAATGGGACCGATATTCGGTGGAATGCTTCTCTCCGGCAAGAAGGTAGCGGAATTAATTATTGACAAAACTTAATTTTCGGGTTTTAAGTGGCACGTTACAACTTAAAACTCGACGAGGTTCATAATGACTCAATTAGAAATAGCGCGTAAAGGTAAAATTTCAGAAGAGATGGAGATATGCGCAAAGCATGAAAGTGTAACGCCGGAGTTCATACGCAAGGGCGTTGAGGACGGCAATATTGTGGTGATACGAAACAAAAAACATGCCTCCATTTTGCCCCTTGCCATTGGTAAGGGTTTAAAGACAAAGGTCAACTCCAATATCGGAACATCGAAAGACCGTGTTGATCTTGAGTTAGAGCTTGAGAAGGTAAGAATATCTGTTGCCGCGGGAGCGGACACGATCATGGATCTGTCCACAGGTGGCGATATCAAAGCCATAAGAAAAGCCATCATAAAAGAATCGACAGTTCCGATCGGAACTGTTCCGATATACCAGGCGGCTGCCCAGATGCTCGATTCTAAAAAAGCAATCGTGGAGATGAGCGATGATGACATGTTCAGGGTCATAGAAGAAAACGGCGAGGACGGTGTAGATTTTATCACCGTTCACTGTGGCGTGACGAGAAGGAGCGTCGGCCTCTTGGAGGAACAGGGGCGACATCTTGGAATCGTCAGCAGGGGCGGAACCTTTCTATCCAAGTGGATGGAGTACAACGAGAGAGAAAATCCTCTCTACGAACAGTACGACAGGTTGCTTGAGATTGCCAAATCCTACGACATGGTCCTCAGCCTCGGTGATGGGCTGAGACCAGGCTGTCTTGCCGATGCGACTGACAGGGGACAGATCGAAGAGCTTATTACTTTGGGCGAACTGACAAAAAAGGCACGGGACTATGGCGTTCAGGTCATGATTGAAGGACCAGGCCATGTCCCGATTAACGAGATTGTGGCCAACGTGCAGCTGGAAAAGAGTCTCTGCAACGGGGCGCCCTTCTACGTGCTCGGACCCCTCCCGACAGATATAGCACCCGGTTATGACCACATAACAGCAGCCATAGGAGGCGCCATCGCTGGATCAGCCGGCGCGGACTTTCTCTGTTATGTCACTCCGGGGGAACATCTGAGACTTCCAACCCTGGAGGATGTAAAAGAAGGTATTATAGCCTCCAGGATCGCTGCCCACATTGCGGACATCGCCAAAGGAGTCCACGGCGCATTTGATAAAGACATACTCATGGCAAAATACAGAAATGAATT contains:
- the thiC gene encoding phosphomethylpyrimidine synthase ThiC encodes the protein MTQLEIARKGKISEEMEICAKHESVTPEFIRKGVEDGNIVVIRNKKHASILPLAIGKGLKTKVNSNIGTSKDRVDLELELEKVRISVAAGADTIMDLSTGGDIKAIRKAIIKESTVPIGTVPIYQAAAQMLDSKKAIVEMSDDDMFRVIEENGEDGVDFITVHCGVTRRSVGLLEEQGRHLGIVSRGGTFLSKWMEYNERENPLYEQYDRLLEIAKSYDMVLSLGDGLRPGCLADATDRGQIEELITLGELTKKARDYGVQVMIEGPGHVPINEIVANVQLEKSLCNGAPFYVLGPLPTDIAPGYDHITAAIGGAIAGSAGADFLCYVTPGEHLRLPTLEDVKEGIIASRIAAHIADIAKGVHGAFDKDILMAKYRNEFNWDGQVSISIDPDKAGAFLEKSESAGEEGCTMCGEFCAIKLGKKDKTSHRRDR
- the thiD gene encoding bifunctional hydroxymethylpyrimidine kinase/phosphomethylpyrimidine kinase — its product is MSVKRVLTIAGSDSGGGAGIQADLKTITVLGGFGMSVITALTAQNTLGIYGVHEVPEDFIEKQFDAVATDIGIDAAKTGMLATGKILKTIAKMVRKYQIDKLVVDPVMVAKGGAALIEEDAQNSLIEELVPLALVITPNIPEAEVLSKIRISSVDDMKKSAAIIYDLGAKNIVIKGGHLMGDAVDILYDGKNFHEFTSERIDTLDTHGTGCTYSAAIATELAKGESVFEAVKKAKEYITTAIMFSLRIGGGHGPINHLAPILQEK
- a CDS encoding sulfide-dependent adenosine diphosphate thiazole synthase, which translates into the protein MALSEITITRAIIDRFSQKFMEYVEVDTAIVGGGPAGLVAAYFLAKAGIKVAIFERKLSIGGGMWGGGMMFNEIVVQEEAKGILDMFDISTREYEPGYYTADAIESVTTICSHATRAGAKIFNCMSVEDVVIREGRVIGLVITWSPVAIAGLHVDPLTITAKNIIDATGHDTEVLRVIVRKADIKLYTESGGIMGERSMWADKAEPLTVENTKKICPGVYVAGMSANAAFGGPRMGPIFGGMLLSGKKVAELIIDKT